DNA from Gramella sp. MAR_2010_147:
GTCTTTTTTCTCCAATTAGACCACCAAACCTTAAAATGGAAGCGTTAAAACTTTTATTGTTCAGGAATAACAATTCTACGTTACGTAGTTGTATAGAGGTGTCGTCATTTTGATTTGTATCTGAAGTTTCATCGTAAACAGTATATTCATTGGTGTCTTCATAGACCGAAGTGGAGCTGGTAAAGATCACTTTTTGAAGATATGATTTTTCGATATATGGAATAAGGTTTCTTATTTTCTTTACAAAATCGATTTCAGGATTTTTTCTTAATCCCGGAGGGACATCAACAATTAGAAGATTCGTTCCGGAAAGAAAAGATCTTATATCTCCCTGAATTCCTTTTTCAAAAAGTTTAATGGAGTAGGGAACAATACCTGCAGAGCGTACTTCACTCATTTTATCCATGCTGGTAACCGATCCTCTAACTTCGTGGTTTTCTTTCCGAAGTCTTTTTCCAAGTTCCATTCCAAGCCATCCGCACCCCAATATTGCTATTTTCATCTTAATTTTTAATTCTAATTGTTTTCTTTAAAATGGTGACATCATTCAATATAAAAGGTCTAGGGATCATGCCCTCAGGTCTTTCTTTTACATTTAGATCCTTATTCCCTATAAGATCGTAAGCAGATTCATAGATCACAAATTCCGGAAGATCTCCTTTCTCCACGCTAAAGTCTATTCTTAATGTATCCTGATTGGATGCGTAATATGTCAATAACCGCTCTTTCCAGCGTCTCTTGAACATATGAAAGGCATTCTCTCCTAAATATACTTCACCGGCTTCAAGCCCGTTTACTTTAAATTCTTTGAAATCTACATCTTTTGTCTCATAGATCTCCATCCTGTTAATCACCCTGTTTGGCGCTATTTTCAAAGAATAGTTCTGGTTGCTCAAACTATCCAGTCCCCTGTTTTCAATAATAATTTTGGGTTCTGGAATATTTATATATGGAGCTTCTGCCTTAAAGGTGAAACCGCTTCCATATTTACTGCTAAAATTAGATTCTGTATGAGAGGTTTTAACAGGGTTTTCCCCAAAATATTCTGAAGTCCAGTCATCTACCATACTGTCATAGGAATACCAGGTAGAGGTGTTTTCATCCAGATCCTGCAAATATACCAAACTGTTAGGTTTTGGCTTGTCTATACTGAAATCTGAATAATAATGCGCCACGAAAATAAGAACATTAAATATTAGGAAACATAGCACCGCAAAAGATTTTAAACGTCTAAAATATCCAAATAAAGGCAGGAATAGAAAAAATAACAGGCTTACAAGTATCGCAGTAACGAACAACATTTTTAGTCCTAATGCAACGGGAAGACTCCATATAAAAGGTAATAAGATAAATATCGCAGGGCTGGAGAGCACGACCATTAGAATTCGGTTTGGTTTTTCCTGGCGTATCATTACAAAAAGCTGTAATAATCCAAAATAAACCGGGATTATAAAGTAAGCAGCACCTTTAAGGTACACAGAGATCAATCCGCATATTATTAACCATAAAGTTAATGGAGCTATAAACACAGAAGCTGTTCTTAGACTTCTCCTGAGTAAATGATAGATCATAAAACAAACGGCCAGTGCCAGAAATATGCAAGAAGAAATATACCAGTAGCCATTGTAGGTAAATCCATGTTCCATTTCAGAATATTCTGGATAGATAAAAAGGCAGAATTGCCAGAAACCCCAAACAAGTAAACCAGAAACGATCAAACTTAATATTACTGGAATAAAACCTTTAAAGATCCCAATTATATTAAGGCTTTCTCTTCTTATGCCATAGATCACAAGCGCTATAAACAGGATAATTGCCAATATAAGCATTGGAGAGATCCAGTTAAATGGATAGGTTACAAATTCCCCAAAAGGCAGGCTGA
Protein-coding regions in this window:
- a CDS encoding NAD(P)-dependent oxidoreductase, encoding MKIAILGCGWLGMELGKRLRKENHEVRGSVTSMDKMSEVRSAGIVPYSIKLFEKGIQGDIRSFLSGTNLLIVDVPPGLRKNPEIDFVKKIRNLIPYIEKSYLQKVIFTSSTSVYEDTNEYTVYDETSDTNQNDDTSIQLRNVELLFLNNKSFNASILRFGGLIGEKRHPINHLSGKDGVKNPDAPINLVHQEDCISAIFKLIDKPKDNSIWNVVYPEHPPKKEYYTKIALDRGMPAPEFEDSGNSKGKKISSEKIKSKLKFEFSKSIW
- a CDS encoding M20/M25/M40 family metallo-hydrolase — protein: MTNRFTGLIAFLLIIFTVWLSFNFDQPDFDPDTNGNLTNFSTSRAFEHVEAIAKEPHYVGSPAHSKARNYIVDQLQKMGLEVQTQEAYHLNKHGVLVKPQNILARIDGSRNGDALVLMTHYDSAMHSSYGASDAGSGVATILEGIRAFLEKNPEHQNDIILLFTDAEELGLNGAGLFIKDHPWAKDAKLALNFEARGSGGNPFMLLETNGKNAKLIEAFKEADVDFPVTNSLAYSIYKMLPNDTDLTVLREEGDINGYNFAFIDDHFDYHTANDLPKNLDKETLAHQGSYLMPLLDYFSNRDIENLSSDRDLIYFSLPFGEFVTYPFNWISPMLILAIILFIALVIYGIRRESLNIIGIFKGFIPVILSLIVSGLLVWGFWQFCLFIYPEYSEMEHGFTYNGYWYISSCIFLALAVCFMIYHLLRRSLRTASVFIAPLTLWLIICGLISVYLKGAAYFIIPVYFGLLQLFVMIRQEKPNRILMVVLSSPAIFILLPFIWSLPVALGLKMLFVTAILVSLLFFLFLPLFGYFRRLKSFAVLCFLIFNVLIFVAHYYSDFSIDKPKPNSLVYLQDLDENTSTWYSYDSMVDDWTSEYFGENPVKTSHTESNFSSKYGSGFTFKAEAPYINIPEPKIIIENRGLDSLSNQNYSLKIAPNRVINRMEIYETKDVDFKEFKVNGLEAGEVYLGENAFHMFKRRWKERLLTYYASNQDTLRIDFSVEKGDLPEFVIYESAYDLIGNKDLNVKERPEGMIPRPFILNDVTILKKTIRIKN